Proteins found in one Miscanthus floridulus cultivar M001 chromosome 4, ASM1932011v1, whole genome shotgun sequence genomic segment:
- the LOC136549063 gene encoding LOW QUALITY PROTEIN: obtusifoliol 14-alpha demethylase-like (The sequence of the model RefSeq protein was modified relative to this genomic sequence to represent the inferred CDS: inserted 2 bases in 1 codon; substituted 1 base at 1 genomic stop codon), giving the protein MCHIGTWSISKDPVFSSAPVSPGVPLLGDLPALLIKGPLALIRDHYTRLGSVFTVRLFRLKLTFLVGPDVSSHFYRGLDSEISQDEVSRFTIPTFGPGVAFDVDYATRHEQFRFFGDALKPVKLRTYVSLMVREVESHFARWGQSGTVDLKQELEYLVTLITSRCLFGAAVREKMFSEVGSLLRELNDGMRLVTILFVFHHPPIPAHRRRDAARARLGEIFTEIVRSRKSRTEDVGRADDMLQCLLDARYKDGRGTTETEVVGMLVSALFAGEHNSSSAGTWTGARLLTHTKHLRAAVQEQRRVVARHGDRVDYDVLQEMDTLHRCVKETLRLHPPALMLLRHARQSFAVRTRDGREYEVPEGHAVASPLVLHNRLPHIXDEPDKYXPRRAEDKASGALAYLSFGAGRHLCVGEAFAYMQLKLIWSHLLRNFEMELVSPFPGTDWNVVMPGPQGKVIISYKRRHLPTTD; this is encoded by the exons caaagatccCGTTTTCAGTAGTGCGCCCGTGTCTCCGGGGGTCCCTCTTCTCGGCGACCTGCCAGCGCTGCTCATCAAGGGCCCATTGGCACTGATCCGCGATCACTACACGAGGCTGGGGAGCGTTTTCACCGTGCGCCTGTTCCGCCTGAAGCTCACCTTCCTGGTCGGGCCAGACGTGTCCAGCCATTTCTACCGGGGCCTGGATTCCGAGATCAGCCAGGACGAGGTCTCTCGGTTCACCATCCCCACCTTCGGCCCTGGCGTCGCCTTCGACGTCGATTACGCCACTCGGCATGAGCAGTTCCGGTTCTTCGGCGACGCCTTGAAGCCGGTGAAGCTGAGGACCTATGTCAGCCTCATGGTTCGTGAAGTCGAG AGTCATTTTGCGAGGTGGGGACAGTCCGGCACCGTTGATCTGAAGCAGGAGCTAGAGTACCTGGTGACGCTCATCACCAGCCGGTGCCTGTTCGGCGCCGCTGTCCGGGAGAAGATGTTCAGCGAGGTCGGGTCGCTGCTCCGCGAGCTCAACGACGGCATGCGCCTCGTCACGATCCTGTTCGTGTTCCATCACCCGCCGATCCCCGCGCACCGCCGCCGCGACGCCGCGCGCGCCAGGCTAGGCGAGATATTCACCGAGATCGTCAGGTCCCGCAAGAGCCGCACCGAGGACGTCGGCCGGGCCGACGACATGCTGCAGTGCCTGCTCGACGCCCGGTACAAGGACGGCCGCGGGACGACGGAGACGGAGGTCGTCGGGATGCTCGTCTCCGCGCTCTTCGCGGGGGAGCACAACAGCTCCAGCGCGGGCACCTGGACCGGGGCGCGCCTCCTCACCCACACCAAGCACCTTCGCGCCGCCGTCCAGGAGCAGCGGCGGGTCGTGGCGCGGCACGGGGACCGCGTCGACTACGACGTGCTGCAGGAAATGGACACCCTGCACCGCTGCGTCAAGGAAACCCTGCGCCTCCACCCTCCCGCGCTGATGCTGCTCCGCCACGCGCGGCAGAGCTTCGCCGTGCGGACCAGGGACGGCCGCGAGTATGAGGTGCCCGAGGGCCACGCGGTCGCCAGCCCGCTGGTGCTCCACAACAGGCTGCCGCACATCTAAGACGAGCCGGACAAGTA GCCCCGGAGAGCGGAGGACAAGGCCAGCGGCGCGCTAGCCTACTTGTCCTTCGGCGCCGGAAGGCACCTCTGCGTCGGCGAGGCGTTCGCGTACATGCAGCTTAAGTTGATATGGAGCCATCTGCTGAGGAACTTCGAGATGGAGCTGGTGTCCCCGTTCCCCGGGACGGACTGGAACGTCGTCATGCCAGGGCCGCAGGGGAAGGTGATCATCAGCTACAAGAGAAGGCACCTGCCTACGACAGACTGA